In Eucalyptus grandis isolate ANBG69807.140 chromosome 4, ASM1654582v1, whole genome shotgun sequence, the following proteins share a genomic window:
- the LOC104441384 gene encoding nuclear transport factor 2B has product MEEQVELVGRAFVDHYYQLFDTDRAALSSLYQPTSMLTFEGQKVLGAHAISEKFMQLPFDKCQHHISTIDSQPSSTSGGIVVFVSGSLALPGEEHQLRFGQMFHLIPSTGGSFFVQNDMFRLNYG; this is encoded by the exons atggaagaaCAAGTTGAATTGGTGGGGAGAGCGTTTGTGGATCACTACTACCAGCTCTTTGACACAGATCGAGccgctctctcttctctctaccAGCCGACCTCGATGCTGACATTCGAAGGGCAGAAGGTTTTGGGAGCACATGCCATCTCCGAGAAGTTCATGCAGCTGCCCTTCGATAAGTGCCAGCACCATATCAGCACCATCGACTCGCAGCCCTCCTCCACCAGCGGAGGTATCGTGGTTTTCGTCAGCGGCAGCTTGGCATTGCCCGGGGAGGAGCATCAGCTGAGGTTTGGTCAG ATGTTCCACTTGATTCCATCGACAGGAGGAAGCTTTTTCGTGCAGAACGACATGTTTCGCCTGAACTATGGCTGA